The nucleotide window CTGTTTCTGGACGAAATCGGGGAATTGCCTTTGAACCTCCAGGGAAAGCTGCTGGGTTTTCTTGAAAGAAAAAGATATATGCGGGTTGGCGGGAAAGTACTTATGAAATCAAAGTGCCGGATCATTGCTGCCACCAACAGGGACCTTGAAACAATGGTCACACAGAAAACATTCAGGGCGGATCTGTATTACAGGCTCAAGGTTGTGAATATGACCCTTCCGCCGTTAAGGCATCGCCTGTCCGATATCAAAGACCTTGTGGCCCATTTTGTTCAAAAAAGTGCGGATGAACTGGGGGTTGAACATATGACATTGCAGGACGGCTGTATTGAGAGACTGAAACACCATCCCTGGACGGGAAATGTCCGGGAGCTTGAAAATGTTATTGTATCCGCCTCCATCCAGTCCAGGGGAAGTGTGATCCTGCTGGATGATCTTGAAACCATTTTATCCTATCATCCGGTTTCCGCAGAAGAGAGCAGCAGTTCGCAGTCTCTTTCACAAATGGAGCGCCAGCATATTTTTAATATTCTTGAATCGGTTCAATGGAATAAAACCCATGCCTCACACATTCTTAAAATTTCTTTGCCCACTTTAAGAAAAAAAATTAAAAAATATCACCTGGATACCCCGGATTAATCAATGGTAAAAAAAATATCTCTGGTATTATTTTTGAGTATTGCCTTTGCGGGTTTGTGGGATATATCCTGTTTGCCCCTGCTGTCTGCACAAAAAATTCATAGGGTTGCAATGGTTACATGGCGCGGTGAAACCCCTGCGGAAAAAGGGTTCTCAGATGGATTGAAATATTACGGGCATGCGATTCATATTATAAAATACCATGCAAACCAGGATATGCAACTGCTGGATGACGCCATTGCGGCCTTGGGAAAAAGTGATGTGGATTTGATATATGTATTTGGAACCACTTCTGCAAAACGCGTACTTTCAAAAATAAAACAGACGCCCGTTGTGTTTAATATTGTGACACGACCGGTTGAGTCGAAAATTATAGCAAGCTGGAATTCATCGGGAAATAATGCCACCGGTGTCAGCAGTATGGTGCCGATTGTTCATCAGCTGAAGGCCCTGAAAAAAGTGGTTCCTTTTTTTCGGTTGGGCATCATATATAATCCATTGGAGCAGAACTCCGTTATCCAGAAAGGTATTGTCAAGGGAATGGAGACCATGCTCAATTTCAGATTGACTGAATTTAAGATAACCGGAAAAAGAGATATCCCTCAAGTCCTTACAAGGTTAAATGAAGCGGTGGATGCGGTTTATCTTCCTTCGGACTCAATGATAAAAATACTGGGTACAGAGATTATCACCAGGGTAAATAAATTTAAAATTCCCTCGCTTTCCGCACTGGAGGACCTTGTGACCAACGATTGTGCGCTTATGGGACTTGTCCCTGATTATTATCAGCTGGGCAGACTGGCTGCTTTAAAAGCAAGTTTGATCTTCCAGGGCAACCACCCTTCTGAAATTAAAACCTCCACACTGGATCATTTTAAGATAACCGTGAACATGCATACGGCAAAAAAGATCGGTATCAATATCCCCACCTCCATTCTTGTGATGGCAGATAAAATTATTCGATAATCAAATTCACGGTCATATTGTTTTTTGTCAACCATTGCCGGGAATGATTATAAGATAGTCCTGCCCCAATCCATAATTACTTCTAAAATTTAACTGCTGTGAGATTCCGCACGGTTTTATGTGTGCGTAAACCGCTCGCATAAAACATTCTGATAAATAATTCCTTGAAATCATAGGTAAAAATTTCTGTATCGGGCTTGGCACAAAAGATGCTTATATGGTTTATAATATAGTTAAATTGTAACTGTTTTAATCTTTTAACAAGGAGTCCGGCAATGAAGGAAAAAGGTTTATTTGTCATTAATGTATTGGCTTTAGTGATCCTGTCTGTTTTTGTTTTCGGAGCAATACCGAACATGGCCCAGTGTAAAACATACAGGTTGAAATTTCAGATGGCATGGCACACGCAGCATCCGCAATATAAAGCGTATAAGGAATTTATCAA belongs to Desulfobacula toluolica Tol2 and includes:
- a CDS encoding ABC transporter substrate-binding protein — protein: MVKKISLVLFLSIAFAGLWDISCLPLLSAQKIHRVAMVTWRGETPAEKGFSDGLKYYGHAIHIIKYHANQDMQLLDDAIAALGKSDVDLIYVFGTTSAKRVLSKIKQTPVVFNIVTRPVESKIIASWNSSGNNATGVSSMVPIVHQLKALKKVVPFFRLGIIYNPLEQNSVIQKGIVKGMETMLNFRLTEFKITGKRDIPQVLTRLNEAVDAVYLPSDSMIKILGTEIITRVNKFKIPSLSALEDLVTNDCALMGLVPDYYQLGRLAALKASLIFQGNHPSEIKTSTLDHFKITVNMHTAKKIGINIPTSILVMADKIIR